The following are encoded together in the Pygocentrus nattereri isolate fPygNat1 chromosome 15, fPygNat1.pri, whole genome shotgun sequence genome:
- the ampd3a gene encoding AMP deaminase 3 isoform X3 gives MKSRTLKKLRKKSFKMIRSQSMSLQIPVTVDWARTTATPLLSPASTCTSISDNFPEYQRVTISGDYCAGITVEDYEQAAKSLLKALFIREKYSKLAYHRFPRTTAQFLRSAENAKWRENDEVLPDICPCPHKGEDPYSMNDIPENLDFELKMRDGIIYVYDNAEALSKNRPRCLPYPDLETFAMDLSHVLAMIADGPTKTYCHRRLNFLGSKFYLHEMLNEMAELKELKGVPHRDFYNVRKVDTHIHAAACMNQKHLLTFIQSTYKTDAERVVLDKAGQRLTLKQVFNNLNMDPYDLTVDSLDVHAGRQTFHRFDKFNSKYNPVGASELREIYLKTDNHIKGEYFARLIKEVAHDLEESKYQHAEPRLSIYGRSPEEWESLSHWFIQQKVHSPNMRWIIQVPRIYDIFKSRKLIANFAKMLENIFLPLFEATVNPQKHKELHVFLKYVTGFDSVDDESKHSDHMFSYKSPKPEQWTTDDNPPYSYYLFHMYANIMVLNNLRKERGLSTFQFRPHCGEAGSITHLVSAFLTADNISHGLNLKKSPVLQYLYYLAQVPIAMSPLSNNSLFLEYSKNPLREFLHKGLCVSLSTDDPMQFHYTKEALMEEYAIAAQLWKLSTCDLCEIARNSVLQSGLSHQEKKHFLGADYLKDGPEGNDIRRTNVAQIRMAYRHETLCNELSFLVDAVKSEVLGSQPE, from the exons ATGAAAAGTAGAACACTGAAGAAACTGAG GAAGAAGAGTTTTAAGATGATCCGGTCTCAGTCCATGTCCCTTCAGATTCCAGTGACTGTGGATTGGGCTCGAACTACAGCCACTCCACTCCTTTCCCCTGCTTCCACCTGCACCTCCATTTCAGACAACTTCCCGGAATACCAGAGAGTCACTATCAGTGGAGATTACTGTGCTGGG ATCACAGTTGAGGACTATGAGCAAGCAGCTAAAAGTCTGCTGAAAGCTTTATTCATCCGGGAGAAATATTCAAAGCTAGCTTACCACCGCTTCCCCCGGACCACCGCCCAGTTCCTGCGCAGCGCTGAGAACGCTAAGTGGAGGGAGAACGATGAAGTCTTGCCAG ATATCTGCCCATGCCCACACAAAGGAGAGGACCCCTACAGCATGAATGATATTCCAGAGAACTTGGACTTTGAACTGAAAATGAGGGACGGGATTATATACGTGTATGACAATGCTGAGGCTCTCAGTAAGAACAGACCCCGCTGCCTACCTTACCCAGACTTGGAGACGTTTGCCATGGACCTGAGCCATGTGCTGGCCATGATCGCTGATGGTCCTAC GAAAACGTACTGCCACAGACGACTGAACTTCCTAGGATCGAAGTTCTACCTGCATGAGATGCTCAATGAAATGGCTGAGCTCAAAGAACTCAAGGGTGTCCCACACCGAGATTTCTATAACGTCAGGAAG GTAGACACTCACATCCATGCTGCGGCCTGCATGAACCAGAAACATCTGCTCACCTTCATCCAGAGCACCTATAAGACCGATGCAGAGCGTGTGGTGCTGGATAAGGCTGGACAGAGACTGACCCTCAAACAGGTCTTCAACAACCTCAATATGGACCCCTATGACCTCACTGTGGACTCACTGGATGTACATGCT ggcagacaaactTTTCACCGCTTTGACAAGTTCAACTCCAAATATAATCCAGTAGGTGCAAGCGAGTTACGAGAAATCTATCTGAAAACTGACAACCACATCAAGGGAGAGTACTTTGCCCGCTTGATCAAG GAAGTTGCTCATGATCTAGAGGAGAGTAAATACCAGCATGCCGAACCCCGCCTGTCCATTTATGGTCGGTCCCCTGAGGAGTGGGAGAGCCTTTCTCATTGGTTTATCCAACAGAAAGTGCACTCCCCCAACATGCGTTGGATCATCCAGGTGCCCAGAATATA tgacatttttaagTCACGGAAGCTGATTGCTAACTTTGCCAagatgctggaaaacatctttCTTCCCCTCTTTGAGGCCACAGTGAATCCTCAGAAGCACAAAGAGCTTCATGTCTTTCTGAAATAT GTGACGGGCTTTGACAGTGTGGATGATGAATCCAAGCACAGCGATCACATGTTCTCTTATAAGAGCCCCAAACCTGAGCAGTGGACCACAGACGACAACCCACCCTACAGTTACTACCTCTTTCACATGTACGCCAACATCATGGTGCTCAACAATCTGAGGAA AGAACGGGGCCTGAGCACTTTCCAGTTCCGACCACACTGTGGTGAGGCTGGCTCCATCACCCACCTGGTCTCAGCATTCCTCACTGCAGACAACATCTCTCATGGCCTGAATCTGAAGAAG AGTCCCGTGCTGCAGTACCTGTATTACCTTGCCCAGGTGCCTATTGCCATGTCCCCTCTAAGTAACAACAGTCTGTTCCTGGAGTACTCAAAGAACCCACTGCGAGAGTTCCTGCACAAGGGCCTTTGTGTATCCCTCTCCACTGACGACCCCATGCAGTTCCACTACACAAAG GAAGCACTAATGGAAGAATATGCTATTGCGGCCCAGCTGTGGAAGCTCAGCACATGTGACTTGTGTGAGATCGCCAGGAATAGCGTGCTGCAGAGTGGCCTGTCCCATCAG
- the ampd3a gene encoding AMP deaminase 3 isoform X2: MAVAGAEEMPRQFPKITLSDVDEEVRLLAEKVYASALKEEENKDALSMYTVPEDCPIGLQQAKDRELLRELAEQQSEETAKRKKSFKMIRSQSMSLQIPVTVDWARTTATPLLSPASTCTSISDNFPEYQRVTISGDYCAGITVEDYEQAAKSLLKALFIREKYSKLAYHRFPRTTAQFLRSAENAKWRENDEVLPDICPCPHKGEDPYSMNDIPENLDFELKMRDGIIYVYDNAEALSKNRPRCLPYPDLETFAMDLSHVLAMIADGPTKTYCHRRLNFLGSKFYLHEMLNEMAELKELKGVPHRDFYNVRKVDTHIHAAACMNQKHLLTFIQSTYKTDAERVVLDKAGQRLTLKQVFNNLNMDPYDLTVDSLDVHAGRQTFHRFDKFNSKYNPVGASELREIYLKTDNHIKGEYFARLIKEVAHDLEESKYQHAEPRLSIYGRSPEEWESLSHWFIQQKVHSPNMRWIIQVPRIYDIFKSRKLIANFAKMLENIFLPLFEATVNPQKHKELHVFLKYVTGFDSVDDESKHSDHMFSYKSPKPEQWTTDDNPPYSYYLFHMYANIMVLNNLRKERGLSTFQFRPHCGEAGSITHLVSAFLTADNISHGLNLKKSPVLQYLYYLAQVPIAMSPLSNNSLFLEYSKNPLREFLHKGLCVSLSTDDPMQFHYTKEALMEEYAIAAQLWKLSTCDLCEIARNSVLQSGLSHQEKKHFLGADYLKDGPEGNDIRRTNVAQIRMAYRHETLCNELSFLVDAVKSEVLGSQPE, from the exons ATGGCAGTGGCAGGAGCTGAAG AAATGCCCCGACAGTTCCCCAAGATCACCCTGAGTGATGTGGATGAGGAGGTGCGTCTCCTGGCAGAAAAAGTGTACGCCTCAGCGctgaaggaggaagagaatAAAGATGCTCTTTCCATGTACACGGTGCCTGAAGACTGCCCCATTGGCCTGCAGCAGGCCAAAGACAGAGAGCTGCTCCGGGAACTGGCTGAACAGCAGTCTGAGGAAACCGCCAAGAG GAAGAAGAGTTTTAAGATGATCCGGTCTCAGTCCATGTCCCTTCAGATTCCAGTGACTGTGGATTGGGCTCGAACTACAGCCACTCCACTCCTTTCCCCTGCTTCCACCTGCACCTCCATTTCAGACAACTTCCCGGAATACCAGAGAGTCACTATCAGTGGAGATTACTGTGCTGGG ATCACAGTTGAGGACTATGAGCAAGCAGCTAAAAGTCTGCTGAAAGCTTTATTCATCCGGGAGAAATATTCAAAGCTAGCTTACCACCGCTTCCCCCGGACCACCGCCCAGTTCCTGCGCAGCGCTGAGAACGCTAAGTGGAGGGAGAACGATGAAGTCTTGCCAG ATATCTGCCCATGCCCACACAAAGGAGAGGACCCCTACAGCATGAATGATATTCCAGAGAACTTGGACTTTGAACTGAAAATGAGGGACGGGATTATATACGTGTATGACAATGCTGAGGCTCTCAGTAAGAACAGACCCCGCTGCCTACCTTACCCAGACTTGGAGACGTTTGCCATGGACCTGAGCCATGTGCTGGCCATGATCGCTGATGGTCCTAC GAAAACGTACTGCCACAGACGACTGAACTTCCTAGGATCGAAGTTCTACCTGCATGAGATGCTCAATGAAATGGCTGAGCTCAAAGAACTCAAGGGTGTCCCACACCGAGATTTCTATAACGTCAGGAAG GTAGACACTCACATCCATGCTGCGGCCTGCATGAACCAGAAACATCTGCTCACCTTCATCCAGAGCACCTATAAGACCGATGCAGAGCGTGTGGTGCTGGATAAGGCTGGACAGAGACTGACCCTCAAACAGGTCTTCAACAACCTCAATATGGACCCCTATGACCTCACTGTGGACTCACTGGATGTACATGCT ggcagacaaactTTTCACCGCTTTGACAAGTTCAACTCCAAATATAATCCAGTAGGTGCAAGCGAGTTACGAGAAATCTATCTGAAAACTGACAACCACATCAAGGGAGAGTACTTTGCCCGCTTGATCAAG GAAGTTGCTCATGATCTAGAGGAGAGTAAATACCAGCATGCCGAACCCCGCCTGTCCATTTATGGTCGGTCCCCTGAGGAGTGGGAGAGCCTTTCTCATTGGTTTATCCAACAGAAAGTGCACTCCCCCAACATGCGTTGGATCATCCAGGTGCCCAGAATATA tgacatttttaagTCACGGAAGCTGATTGCTAACTTTGCCAagatgctggaaaacatctttCTTCCCCTCTTTGAGGCCACAGTGAATCCTCAGAAGCACAAAGAGCTTCATGTCTTTCTGAAATAT GTGACGGGCTTTGACAGTGTGGATGATGAATCCAAGCACAGCGATCACATGTTCTCTTATAAGAGCCCCAAACCTGAGCAGTGGACCACAGACGACAACCCACCCTACAGTTACTACCTCTTTCACATGTACGCCAACATCATGGTGCTCAACAATCTGAGGAA AGAACGGGGCCTGAGCACTTTCCAGTTCCGACCACACTGTGGTGAGGCTGGCTCCATCACCCACCTGGTCTCAGCATTCCTCACTGCAGACAACATCTCTCATGGCCTGAATCTGAAGAAG AGTCCCGTGCTGCAGTACCTGTATTACCTTGCCCAGGTGCCTATTGCCATGTCCCCTCTAAGTAACAACAGTCTGTTCCTGGAGTACTCAAAGAACCCACTGCGAGAGTTCCTGCACAAGGGCCTTTGTGTATCCCTCTCCACTGACGACCCCATGCAGTTCCACTACACAAAG GAAGCACTAATGGAAGAATATGCTATTGCGGCCCAGCTGTGGAAGCTCAGCACATGTGACTTGTGTGAGATCGCCAGGAATAGCGTGCTGCAGAGTGGCCTGTCCCATCAG
- the ampd3a gene encoding AMP deaminase 3 isoform X4, with protein sequence MPKKKSFKMIRSQSMSLQIPVTVDWARTTATPLLSPASTCTSISDNFPEYQRVTISGDYCAGITVEDYEQAAKSLLKALFIREKYSKLAYHRFPRTTAQFLRSAENAKWRENDEVLPDICPCPHKGEDPYSMNDIPENLDFELKMRDGIIYVYDNAEALSKNRPRCLPYPDLETFAMDLSHVLAMIADGPTKTYCHRRLNFLGSKFYLHEMLNEMAELKELKGVPHRDFYNVRKVDTHIHAAACMNQKHLLTFIQSTYKTDAERVVLDKAGQRLTLKQVFNNLNMDPYDLTVDSLDVHAGRQTFHRFDKFNSKYNPVGASELREIYLKTDNHIKGEYFARLIKEVAHDLEESKYQHAEPRLSIYGRSPEEWESLSHWFIQQKVHSPNMRWIIQVPRIYDIFKSRKLIANFAKMLENIFLPLFEATVNPQKHKELHVFLKYVTGFDSVDDESKHSDHMFSYKSPKPEQWTTDDNPPYSYYLFHMYANIMVLNNLRKERGLSTFQFRPHCGEAGSITHLVSAFLTADNISHGLNLKKSPVLQYLYYLAQVPIAMSPLSNNSLFLEYSKNPLREFLHKGLCVSLSTDDPMQFHYTKEALMEEYAIAAQLWKLSTCDLCEIARNSVLQSGLSHQEKKHFLGADYLKDGPEGNDIRRTNVAQIRMAYRHETLCNELSFLVDAVKSEVLGSQPE encoded by the exons ATGCCGAA GAAGAAGAGTTTTAAGATGATCCGGTCTCAGTCCATGTCCCTTCAGATTCCAGTGACTGTGGATTGGGCTCGAACTACAGCCACTCCACTCCTTTCCCCTGCTTCCACCTGCACCTCCATTTCAGACAACTTCCCGGAATACCAGAGAGTCACTATCAGTGGAGATTACTGTGCTGGG ATCACAGTTGAGGACTATGAGCAAGCAGCTAAAAGTCTGCTGAAAGCTTTATTCATCCGGGAGAAATATTCAAAGCTAGCTTACCACCGCTTCCCCCGGACCACCGCCCAGTTCCTGCGCAGCGCTGAGAACGCTAAGTGGAGGGAGAACGATGAAGTCTTGCCAG ATATCTGCCCATGCCCACACAAAGGAGAGGACCCCTACAGCATGAATGATATTCCAGAGAACTTGGACTTTGAACTGAAAATGAGGGACGGGATTATATACGTGTATGACAATGCTGAGGCTCTCAGTAAGAACAGACCCCGCTGCCTACCTTACCCAGACTTGGAGACGTTTGCCATGGACCTGAGCCATGTGCTGGCCATGATCGCTGATGGTCCTAC GAAAACGTACTGCCACAGACGACTGAACTTCCTAGGATCGAAGTTCTACCTGCATGAGATGCTCAATGAAATGGCTGAGCTCAAAGAACTCAAGGGTGTCCCACACCGAGATTTCTATAACGTCAGGAAG GTAGACACTCACATCCATGCTGCGGCCTGCATGAACCAGAAACATCTGCTCACCTTCATCCAGAGCACCTATAAGACCGATGCAGAGCGTGTGGTGCTGGATAAGGCTGGACAGAGACTGACCCTCAAACAGGTCTTCAACAACCTCAATATGGACCCCTATGACCTCACTGTGGACTCACTGGATGTACATGCT ggcagacaaactTTTCACCGCTTTGACAAGTTCAACTCCAAATATAATCCAGTAGGTGCAAGCGAGTTACGAGAAATCTATCTGAAAACTGACAACCACATCAAGGGAGAGTACTTTGCCCGCTTGATCAAG GAAGTTGCTCATGATCTAGAGGAGAGTAAATACCAGCATGCCGAACCCCGCCTGTCCATTTATGGTCGGTCCCCTGAGGAGTGGGAGAGCCTTTCTCATTGGTTTATCCAACAGAAAGTGCACTCCCCCAACATGCGTTGGATCATCCAGGTGCCCAGAATATA tgacatttttaagTCACGGAAGCTGATTGCTAACTTTGCCAagatgctggaaaacatctttCTTCCCCTCTTTGAGGCCACAGTGAATCCTCAGAAGCACAAAGAGCTTCATGTCTTTCTGAAATAT GTGACGGGCTTTGACAGTGTGGATGATGAATCCAAGCACAGCGATCACATGTTCTCTTATAAGAGCCCCAAACCTGAGCAGTGGACCACAGACGACAACCCACCCTACAGTTACTACCTCTTTCACATGTACGCCAACATCATGGTGCTCAACAATCTGAGGAA AGAACGGGGCCTGAGCACTTTCCAGTTCCGACCACACTGTGGTGAGGCTGGCTCCATCACCCACCTGGTCTCAGCATTCCTCACTGCAGACAACATCTCTCATGGCCTGAATCTGAAGAAG AGTCCCGTGCTGCAGTACCTGTATTACCTTGCCCAGGTGCCTATTGCCATGTCCCCTCTAAGTAACAACAGTCTGTTCCTGGAGTACTCAAAGAACCCACTGCGAGAGTTCCTGCACAAGGGCCTTTGTGTATCCCTCTCCACTGACGACCCCATGCAGTTCCACTACACAAAG GAAGCACTAATGGAAGAATATGCTATTGCGGCCCAGCTGTGGAAGCTCAGCACATGTGACTTGTGTGAGATCGCCAGGAATAGCGTGCTGCAGAGTGGCCTGTCCCATCAG
- the ampd3a gene encoding AMP deaminase 3 isoform X1: MSRGGNRLVKQLSSPCLGNEMPRQFPKITLSDVDEEVRLLAEKVYASALKEEENKDALSMYTVPEDCPIGLQQAKDRELLRELAEQQSEETAKRKKSFKMIRSQSMSLQIPVTVDWARTTATPLLSPASTCTSISDNFPEYQRVTISGDYCAGITVEDYEQAAKSLLKALFIREKYSKLAYHRFPRTTAQFLRSAENAKWRENDEVLPDICPCPHKGEDPYSMNDIPENLDFELKMRDGIIYVYDNAEALSKNRPRCLPYPDLETFAMDLSHVLAMIADGPTKTYCHRRLNFLGSKFYLHEMLNEMAELKELKGVPHRDFYNVRKVDTHIHAAACMNQKHLLTFIQSTYKTDAERVVLDKAGQRLTLKQVFNNLNMDPYDLTVDSLDVHAGRQTFHRFDKFNSKYNPVGASELREIYLKTDNHIKGEYFARLIKEVAHDLEESKYQHAEPRLSIYGRSPEEWESLSHWFIQQKVHSPNMRWIIQVPRIYDIFKSRKLIANFAKMLENIFLPLFEATVNPQKHKELHVFLKYVTGFDSVDDESKHSDHMFSYKSPKPEQWTTDDNPPYSYYLFHMYANIMVLNNLRKERGLSTFQFRPHCGEAGSITHLVSAFLTADNISHGLNLKKSPVLQYLYYLAQVPIAMSPLSNNSLFLEYSKNPLREFLHKGLCVSLSTDDPMQFHYTKEALMEEYAIAAQLWKLSTCDLCEIARNSVLQSGLSHQEKKHFLGADYLKDGPEGNDIRRTNVAQIRMAYRHETLCNELSFLVDAVKSEVLGSQPE; encoded by the exons ATGAGTAGAGGAGGAAACCGCCTGGTGAAGCAGCTGTCGAGTCCTTGTTTGGGAAATG AAATGCCCCGACAGTTCCCCAAGATCACCCTGAGTGATGTGGATGAGGAGGTGCGTCTCCTGGCAGAAAAAGTGTACGCCTCAGCGctgaaggaggaagagaatAAAGATGCTCTTTCCATGTACACGGTGCCTGAAGACTGCCCCATTGGCCTGCAGCAGGCCAAAGACAGAGAGCTGCTCCGGGAACTGGCTGAACAGCAGTCTGAGGAAACCGCCAAGAG GAAGAAGAGTTTTAAGATGATCCGGTCTCAGTCCATGTCCCTTCAGATTCCAGTGACTGTGGATTGGGCTCGAACTACAGCCACTCCACTCCTTTCCCCTGCTTCCACCTGCACCTCCATTTCAGACAACTTCCCGGAATACCAGAGAGTCACTATCAGTGGAGATTACTGTGCTGGG ATCACAGTTGAGGACTATGAGCAAGCAGCTAAAAGTCTGCTGAAAGCTTTATTCATCCGGGAGAAATATTCAAAGCTAGCTTACCACCGCTTCCCCCGGACCACCGCCCAGTTCCTGCGCAGCGCTGAGAACGCTAAGTGGAGGGAGAACGATGAAGTCTTGCCAG ATATCTGCCCATGCCCACACAAAGGAGAGGACCCCTACAGCATGAATGATATTCCAGAGAACTTGGACTTTGAACTGAAAATGAGGGACGGGATTATATACGTGTATGACAATGCTGAGGCTCTCAGTAAGAACAGACCCCGCTGCCTACCTTACCCAGACTTGGAGACGTTTGCCATGGACCTGAGCCATGTGCTGGCCATGATCGCTGATGGTCCTAC GAAAACGTACTGCCACAGACGACTGAACTTCCTAGGATCGAAGTTCTACCTGCATGAGATGCTCAATGAAATGGCTGAGCTCAAAGAACTCAAGGGTGTCCCACACCGAGATTTCTATAACGTCAGGAAG GTAGACACTCACATCCATGCTGCGGCCTGCATGAACCAGAAACATCTGCTCACCTTCATCCAGAGCACCTATAAGACCGATGCAGAGCGTGTGGTGCTGGATAAGGCTGGACAGAGACTGACCCTCAAACAGGTCTTCAACAACCTCAATATGGACCCCTATGACCTCACTGTGGACTCACTGGATGTACATGCT ggcagacaaactTTTCACCGCTTTGACAAGTTCAACTCCAAATATAATCCAGTAGGTGCAAGCGAGTTACGAGAAATCTATCTGAAAACTGACAACCACATCAAGGGAGAGTACTTTGCCCGCTTGATCAAG GAAGTTGCTCATGATCTAGAGGAGAGTAAATACCAGCATGCCGAACCCCGCCTGTCCATTTATGGTCGGTCCCCTGAGGAGTGGGAGAGCCTTTCTCATTGGTTTATCCAACAGAAAGTGCACTCCCCCAACATGCGTTGGATCATCCAGGTGCCCAGAATATA tgacatttttaagTCACGGAAGCTGATTGCTAACTTTGCCAagatgctggaaaacatctttCTTCCCCTCTTTGAGGCCACAGTGAATCCTCAGAAGCACAAAGAGCTTCATGTCTTTCTGAAATAT GTGACGGGCTTTGACAGTGTGGATGATGAATCCAAGCACAGCGATCACATGTTCTCTTATAAGAGCCCCAAACCTGAGCAGTGGACCACAGACGACAACCCACCCTACAGTTACTACCTCTTTCACATGTACGCCAACATCATGGTGCTCAACAATCTGAGGAA AGAACGGGGCCTGAGCACTTTCCAGTTCCGACCACACTGTGGTGAGGCTGGCTCCATCACCCACCTGGTCTCAGCATTCCTCACTGCAGACAACATCTCTCATGGCCTGAATCTGAAGAAG AGTCCCGTGCTGCAGTACCTGTATTACCTTGCCCAGGTGCCTATTGCCATGTCCCCTCTAAGTAACAACAGTCTGTTCCTGGAGTACTCAAAGAACCCACTGCGAGAGTTCCTGCACAAGGGCCTTTGTGTATCCCTCTCCACTGACGACCCCATGCAGTTCCACTACACAAAG GAAGCACTAATGGAAGAATATGCTATTGCGGCCCAGCTGTGGAAGCTCAGCACATGTGACTTGTGTGAGATCGCCAGGAATAGCGTGCTGCAGAGTGGCCTGTCCCATCAG
- the adma gene encoding adrenomedullin a, whose protein sequence is MNPILLSLFCCCLLITVTPVVDSAKLNLSHVLKRSVWLQRTKRDLSSLSALQEADHGQFVRPEDVKDTLLPHSSAGHTGVRTKRSKSSINQSKKSGCALGTCTVHDLAHRLQQFNNKLKIASAPIEKISPKGYGRRRRSVPERRMSLEREEKGGRLRPVWRLQRLEALLRRT, encoded by the exons ATGAACCCGATCCTTCTGTCCCTCTTCTGCTGCTGTCTGCTGATCACTGTCACACCCGTTGTGGACAGTGCAAAGCTCAACCTCAGTCACGTTTTGAAAAGGAG TGTCTGGCTTCAGAGAACGAAAAGGGATTTGAGTAGCCTGTCCGCTCTGCAGGAAGCAGATCATGGGCAGTTTGTTCGACCTGAAGACGTCAAAGACACCCTGCTTCCACATTCCAG TGCTGGACATACTGGTGTCCGGACAAAGCGTTCCAAGAGCTCCATCAACCAGTCAAAAAAGTCTGGCTGCGCCCTGGGCACCTGCACTGTGCATGACCTGGCACACCGCCTGCAGCAGTTCAACAACAAGCTGAAAATCGCCAGTGCACCCATAGAGAAGATTAGCCCGAAGGGCTACGGGCGGCGGCGCAGGTCTGTCCCTGAGAGAAGGATGAGCCTGGAGCGAGAAGAGAAGGGTGGCCGGTTACGGCCCGTGTGGAGGCTGCAGAGGCTTGAAGCACTGCTTAGGCGGACCTGA